The DNA segment ACGCCAGAGGGTAAAGTATTTGTACCTACCAAGCTGATGTTACTGACATCTGTGGCACCTGTGAGATCAATTTTGTAAACCCGCTTACTGGCAACTGGGGCTTCACTTAGAGGATCGGCTTCGCCCACGCCGCGATTATCGCGTTCCAGTACCAGGAACTCATTGTTATTGAGGGCGGTAATGGCGCTAATGCCAATATTACGACCTTGAGAATTCTGCCCAAAATCGTCATCAGTTCCGGGAATGCGATCGTTAATAGCGGCAAGACTTTCTAGCTGGTAAATATATTGGGCAACGCTATCACCTGTTGCCGTATCAAACTCCACAATTCTCAAGTTCTGGCTGCGTCGTCCATCGGGACTTCCCTCAGTTACTAGCGGGTCTTGCAGCATCGCATACAGTTTTTTACCGTCTGGGCTAAGAGTTACTCCCTCAAAGCCTCGGTTATCCTGGCGACCGCTAGTAAGGATTGGGCGACTATCGACATAGTTGGGAACGCTTCCAGCTAGAGGAAGTATGTTGCTGGGAGTGGCAAACGCCCGGATAAACGAACCAGTCGAAGTGAACTCATAAACAGAGGGGCCATACTCGTCTGAAACGTAGAAGTTGCCGTTGGGTGCAACTGCAAAGCCTTCTGGATCGAAGCTAAGACCAAGAATTCTGGTATCGCCGTTGAGTAACTGGGGGTTCAACCCGTTGAGGTTCTCACCGTCCTTAGTAAATAAAATGGTCTTCAGCAGATTGAAGTTGCTAATCGTCCCCGTGTTTGGGTCAACATCCAGCGAAAATTTCTGAACTCGCGTTTCGTAGGAAAGTACACCGCCTCCTGCACCGCGATCGCCCAAACCGTAGTACACATTCTCGTAGCGATCGTAATATAGATCCGAGAAAAAACCTAAGCGATTGATATTAGCACCACCATTGCCGCCATTAGTCAGGAATAGATCCGTACTTTCCCCTGGAATCGCCAGAGTATTAACCAGGGAAGCTGCATAAGTAGAGGTGGTATTTACCGCGATAGAGAGCGTAGATAGCGCCAGCGAGCAACTAACCGTCCAAAGCCAATGCTTTGCTTTCATAATGTCTAAGCCTCAGAACTTCTACTATCACGAGCATCAGACGGTTACTTTAAAAGCTGGTTAAAGATAACTTTAAAGCGGTTTTCCATACCGTAATTTCACATAAGTATCCCTGTTCTTCATCAATTCTTTATCCAAATACGCAAATCCACTAATCAGGATTCGTGGTTCCTGAGAATTCCCTATGAACCACGAACAATTCAAAGTTGCCCCAGCATTTTGTGAGTTTGTGGCACAACTCGCACTTGTTTGAGACTGTGCTTCATTAATGCCTGCCACTCCAGAACCTGCGTGGGGGTTGGAGCAAACACTGGCAGATGATGGGGCATTTGTAGGGGTGTC comes from the Coleofasciculus sp. FACHB-1120 genome and includes:
- a CDS encoding esterase-like activity of phytase family protein, with the translated sequence MMKAKHWLWTVSCSLALSTLSIAVNTTSTYAASLVNTLAIPGESTDLFLTNGGNGGANINRLGFFSDLYYDRYENVYYGLGDRGAGGGVLSYETRVQKFSLDVDPNTGTISNFNLLKTILFTKDGENLNGLNPQLLNGDTRILGLSFDPEGFAVAPNGNFYVSDEYGPSVYEFTSTGSFIRAFATPSNILPLAGSVPNYVDSRPILTSGRQDNRGFEGVTLSPDGKKLYAMLQDPLVTEGSPDGRRSQNLRIVEFDTATGDSVAQYIYQLESLAAINDRIPGTDDDFGQNSQGRNIGISAITALNNNEFLVLERDNRGVGEADPLSEAPVASKRVYKIDLTGATDVSNISLVGTNTLPSGVIPVSKSLFLDVAAQLKASGQVIPEKFEGLTIGPKLTDGSYAIILGTDNDFSVTQGDAGQQDVCTDGTAFTLVSIDSGCPGGQKLLPGYLYSFKASATELEGFVPPEKVPEPAATAGLMLLGFGGLLLKRRQ